The Cloeon dipterum chromosome X, ieCloDipt1.1, whole genome shotgun sequence genome includes a window with the following:
- the LOC135947374 gene encoding uncharacterized protein LOC135947374, translating into MGAAKVPRALAMTPALGLLLFCLLTQVNGHGRLIEPPSRASMWRYGFSDSPPNYNDHELYCGGYARQWNKNKGNCGVCGDAWDMPAPRPHEQGGKYGQGVIVRRYSPGSNITVRVELTANHQGYFEFRLCPKSHPSKTEVSQQCLDKYLLNQVGNKGPRFFPGSLGNRVIEMRYVLPEGIECPQCVFQWRYIAGNNWGTCENGTSAVGCGPQEEFRACADVAIGGRLIVSSTSPRPSRRPPTASTSEGSVPVPEEGGAADDGAEEVEESGSNWWITLAIVLGSLVCVVSAFGLIYWYYYHARDSLKHLLKGRQPEPNVTTLTRKVPPPPTHPPPVPPRRNKKPYNESGVV; encoded by the exons ATGGGCGCAGCCAAGGTCCCCCGAGCCCTCGCCATGACCCCCGCACTCGGCCTGCTGCTCTTCTGCCTGCTGACCCAGGTCAATGGTCACGGAAGACTGATTGAACCGCCCTCAAGAGCGTCCATGTGGAG gtaTGGCTTCTCCGATTCTCCACCCAATTACAACGACCATGAACTCTACTGCGGAGGATATGCTCGCCAGTGGAACAAGAATAAAGGCAATTGCGGAGTGTGTGGAGATGCGTGGGACATGCCCGCT cCGCGACCGCACGAGCAGGGTGGAAAATACGGCCAGGGGGTGATCGTGCGCCGCTACAGCCCTGGCTCCAACATCACGGTCAGGGTAGAGTTGACTGCCAACCACCAGGGATACTTCGAGTTCAGACTGTGTCCCAAGAGTCACCCTTCCAAGACTGAGGTCTCGCAGCAATGCTTGGACAAGTACTTGCTGAACCAGGTGGGCAACAAGGGTCCCAGGTTCTTCCCTGGCTCTCTCGGCAACAGGGTCATTGAAATGAGATACGTGCTGCCCGAGGGCATCGAGTGCCCACAGTGTGTCTTCCAG tgGCGTTACATTGCCGGCAACAACTGGGGCACGTGCGAGAACGGGACGAGTGCCGTGGGGTGCGGCCCGCAGGAGGAATTCCGTGCGTGCGCCGACGTGGCCATCGGCGGCCGACTGATCGTGTCTTCGACCTCGCCGAGACCTTCGAGGAGACCGCCGACCGCGTCCACCTCGGAGGGCAGCGTGCCCGTGCCGGAGGAGGGTGGCGCCGCCGACGACGGCGCAGAAGAGGTGGAGGAGAGCGGCTCCAACTGGTGGATCACCCTGGCCATCGTGCTCGGCTCGCTGGTGTGCGTCGTGTCGGCGTTCGGTCTCATCTACTGGTACTACTACCACGCGCGCGACAGCCTCAAGCACCTGCTCAAGGGCAGACAGCCCGAGCCGAACGTGACGACGCTGACGCGCAAGGTGCCCCCGCCGCCCACGCATCCGCCCCCCGTGCCGCCCAGGAGGAACAAGAAGCCGTACAACGAGAGTGGAGTTGTCTGA
- the LOC135947377 gene encoding E3 ubiquitin-protein ligase RNF181-like has protein sequence MADYFSELGFRPLAEGEVPDHGAHLLRLLRDSGNFDLLQMFVELRGEAGNSAPAASKAAVQALPLVQPLENENCAVCLKNYDEESQCRMMPCKHKFHQECIFTWLKQTNSCPICRKELPTDDLDYEAIRKYKERESERKQQLESLHNSMFS, from the exons ATGGCAGACTACTTCTCCGAGCTGGGCTTCCGACCCCTGGCCGAGGGCGAGGTGCCAGACCACGGCGCCCACCTTCTGCGGCTGCTTAGGGACAGCGGCAACTTCGACCTGCTGCAGATGTTTGTCGAATTGCGAGGCGAGGCTGGCAATTCAGCCCCTGCCGCGAGCAAGGCCGCCGTCCAGGCTCTCCCGCTTGTTCAACCCCTTGAGAATg AAAACTGCGCTGTGTGCTTGAAAAACTATGACGAGGAGAGTCAGTGTCGGATGATGCCGTGCAAGCATAAATTTCATCAGGAGTGCATTTTTACGTGGTTGAAGCAG acgAATTCGTGTCCAATTTGCCGAAAAGAACTGCCAACTGATGACCTAGATTACGAGGCCATCAGGAAATACAAGGAGCGAGAATCCGAAAGAAAGCAGCAATTAGAAAGCTTGCACAATTCcatgttttcttaa